The Tachysurus fulvidraco isolate hzauxx_2018 chromosome 4, HZAU_PFXX_2.0, whole genome shotgun sequence DNA window TTTTAATCTGATGAGCATTCCAGAGGCTACTCACCCACGCTGCCCCTCACCTAGgcataaagagaaagagaaaaagagaaaaggcaaAGCAACAGCAAGCATCAGTTCTGCTGTGTTAACCAATGTTGCTCTATAAGAGCTTCCTGGGGTTCTCACACTGTGGTATACTATGCAGAATTAATTCATACCACTCAGAGTGAAAAAGGCAATtcaaggaaaaaataaacagtaaaagagTGCGAGTGAAGGTTGAAGGGCATAGAGCTGATAAAGTAGaggtatttttaataaatacctACATCATTTAATACATCATTTAAACAGTTTTTGTCCACAGACAGCATCTTGTTAATGTGACATCTCGTTAAAACCCTTGTTATTATGAGGAAAGCAGGACAGGACATCTGATTATTACTAGAAAAAACTGCATTATTATGAGGAAAGCATTTGTTTAGCGTGTGAGGTGTACCGTTCGCCAAATGACTGTTGGCTCCTGGGTAGATGACATCACCAAGTGTCTTTTTTAGCTTTTCGTAGCAGGCAAAGTAGAGTGCATGGGCGGGCCCTGCCCCGACTGCTGTAACATTCAAGCCTCTGATTGGCCGCCAGATGCCTTCAGTCCTCATGATGCGCCATAGAGCTTCCATTACATTACGGTAGCGGGCAGCTGGATCAGGTTGCAAGCTCTGCATGCGGGTCTGAAgcacaagaaaacaaacagtaatACTGCAAATTAGGACGATTCAATTTGATGAGAACAAAAAGAGCATCTGCACCAAAAAATTTGTCAAAGCAACTGCTTTGACTAATAGACCTGAATCCATGAAATTAGCTTAATTCTGTAACACTTCATTAACATGACTGGTTTTCATGGCACTTGGGTAAAGAGCAACCAGGAAACGATCCcattctttaaataaattatttaaaaagaaacactgGCTTAAGGGTTAGGCGTATTACAGAAGTCTCACTTTTCCATTCCAACTGCCTGATAAACATGTTAAGAGAAAAGAAATTCAGGCATAAGAGATTTTATGTTTATATCTGCACTAATGTATGTGTGAACATGAGTGAGTCATGTGTGGTTAATCTGCCTGAAAGCTTGTCAATGCACAGGACAGTAGATACACTGGTAAGCCCATAGTGCACCTATGtacaatatactatatatttatggCATATTGCTAAAACAGGCCACAAATTATTGATGCAATATTTGGCAGAGTTTAATAGTAGTTAtgcacctttttttaaatgacacctTAATGGGGCTACTAATGGGGTGTCATAAAATGGCCACTAAGCCTGTAACGGAGTTTGACCTTACGGCCTTTCACCCATATGTCAATCatggaaagaaaacaaatacaagCAAACATGCatgaaacaaatcaaacaaagcaTTCAAGATGAAACACAATGTGCCATTATAGCGTGGTCCAAAGGTTTGTACATGTCTGGCACACCCCTCAGTCCACTAAGctttttataaacacattaaGGTAACACACATGGCAGCGAAAAACCCAAGCTTTGCCTTTCATTGTATACGTTCACCCCATTAATGGCAGTGTGCAGCTGGGTGCTCAGAGGAATTATCTAACAGCTTCCTTAGTATCTATTCCTTTGAGCATTTCGTCTCTTGTACATTCAACAAGAGTGCAAGCTTCAGAAAGCACCACCTGCAGCCCAACAATCACAGAGGAAAAGACGACGATTGGGTCTTATCTACTTTAAATGAATTAAGGGCtcattttttctgttgttttgcaTTTTACCTAATACggataaaacatttttaaatattcattcactGTATGATAAGTTAGTTTAAaaatccttgtgtgtgtgtgtatgtaatacaaacacacatccataAGATTATAAAACATGGACACCTCAAGACctataaatatgtaaaagacCTGGCAATCtattgaggggaaaaaaaaaacaatttaaaataaaaaataaacagcaaaaaagtTTGAGTGAAGGTTAAAGGGCATACAACCGATAATGCagagaaatatttttaataaacacatcatttaaaCAGTGTTTTTCCACAGCCAGCATCTTGTTAATGTGACATCtccttaaaaaacaacaaaaaaatttattataagaaaagCATCCGAGTACTACAAAAGACATCTCATTATTACtagaaaacattacattttaagaGGAAAGCATTTGTCTAGCGCGGCTAGTGGTCATTTTGATAATAGCCGAGTTGATccatgaatatgaatatatgaagACCTATGAAAATATACCACCCCCTGAAAGATGCCattgtaacaaaataaataaatatatactgtacacacgcacacacacacgtacatataaACAGCAAATATATAGTACTTTCTGCAGTACAAGATTTTCAGGCATATGTTTGCTGATATCTGTACTAATTATAAAAGATTCACTTAGCATGAATGATTTCAGGTATAAATCTCTGACATATTCCacaaatattaacatatatttacttctaactagggctgggcgatatggccaaaaactgtatcatgatatcagtgtttcatatcggtcgatatcgataattattgaacttttttagaagaattaagtacatttaagtgccaaacattctgggttttaaatgaagccttttctgagatgcaaaaacaaaaaataaattatttttttttatttatgtttctaaagtatcaaaactaaggcatacattaaaataaatagaaataaaaacacaaaaatactgcctttaagtcacctttactgtctaatttggaatgctttgtggtatttaagaggcaaaaaacatggacaggaacttggacctAGAGTCATGCTTGTTTCACaccgagtgctttaagcataAATATATTGATCAGAATATAAaggtctctctgtgtgtgtgtgtgtgtgtgtgtgtgtgttttaaaagtctttaaaggagCATGTGATTGCAACGAAAAAAGTATCAACATGCTCAGAATTGAGGCTTGCCCTGTGCtttgaagaaatgtttcctgCTGCTGAAAACAGACACTCTGATAGTGTCCCAAAACTTGGACATTtccttctctttgctcattgacattgttattgcgcccttccattttgcagcccgcacgagccctcaaatcaaaagaccgcTAACTCCTTGCGCTTTTACATAAGCTTTtacaaaataattgcacaagaaggtgacgtgagctttaaaatgaattaaaagaggctttgaggcagaggaatttgcctCGGACAATTTTTGTAATCGAGTTACTCGAGGAATCGTTTCAGCCCTAGTTATAATATACAAAACACTGCCATACTGGCAAGcggacttttcctcttttatttacaatttcctcgctcgctgcggctcattttctgcttatcagtcgccgattactgaagaggaatccagcaccaGCATGCGACAACAATATGGCACAACCAAACATGAtagttacatgattggctgttagagtGTCACTCCCCAatttgctaggttaccagagcccctctgttaatgcaaccaaacttgcgtcgcaacttctgttttcttccgacaaagaataaaaaatatcgaacgtcttatcgagcacattttttatcgctatcgatcacgtgtctatcacgatacatatcgttatcctACTtctaacacacatttatactatGTCTGATCATGCCAGTTGTATTTGATCATTATTAggacacacaacaataaaatagGCTAGCGTAATTGTAATGCGAATCTAACAACAGTACCTGTGCTAGGAATTATGCAACATTGCCTGCAAAAGTGTTGTTTTGCTCatctattttatataattttccaTATGAAATCAATGACTGTGACATCCAGCAGCCTTGTGGCAGCACTTGGTCCTATAGAGAGCTGTACTATCAGTTTAGCTCTCATGCAGTAGAGGCCCTTAGGAATGTAGAACCTGTAAAGACACAGCCTCCCTCTGTATGGCCTGAGGTCTGGGCATGATCTAACAGCACATTGTACTCTGTCGGCAGATAGGGTTGTACGTGAGACAAAAGAGGAAATCTGCAGTCAAACAGGAAGAAGGTAGATTTATAAGCATTTTCATGATTAAAATGAGAAATGCAAATTACCTTCATACCTACATACAGTTGGCATATCATTGGCAAAAGGAGTCACcataaaacacaccacactccgTATACTATGTGAACACCAAACACAGCGTTACTAACAGCATGTGGAAGGAAAAtgagtgtgacagtgtttgCCTGGAAAACCCTGAGCCTGAATGATAAGCTCTGACTGGATTGCAAACAAAACCCGTTGCCTGCATTTGTGTAATCGTCTCTGTGACTGCGGCATCTCAAGACATACTAAGTAAGGCTTACTAAGTGTGTTCAACAATGTCTGCCGAGGGTCCAATGCTGACAGATATACATACCCATGTGGGTCCCttgttttaaaacaacaagaaaaaacttGAGCAGTGGTCCAAAGTTATAACATTCCAAATATCCATAAATATGAAAGAAGGAAAGCACTGTTGAATTCCTACAAAGGACACATACTTTACCGTtgacttaataataaaaacaaaagcaagacACTGAGACATGGAACATAAAATGATTCAGTTCGTATTTAAGCAAAGAACTGATTCGAATAttcagtgtagtttttttgtAATATCCAGAGGTTGGCACCTGTAGGTGATAGTGGTGCTGCATCCCAGTATTTCAATAAGCACCGAAAAACATTTTGTCCCATAAAAAATGCACTCAATTTATTAATCCATTTAAAGTCAATGAGATAAACATTACATAAGTAAACTCATTTTTTCTACTTTTGTGGTAAAAATAGGCTTCATCATCTACTCAATCCATAGTTTGCGTGGTTTATCAGTGAGTGGCTCAACTAGCATTAAGCATAATATCAAAAAAGATGGAAGAGAAGCAGTGTGCGCTCTTTGGATCACACGAGCTCTACTGTCCTCACTCCCGCTGGTAATCAGTTACCAAGTCTtacttttgtcatttttttttttcctcacagctAGTCCTCAATGGCTGTGGCCAGCACTCACTGAATTGGTTCTGGATGCTACTAAACAGTGTATATGTTTAGCAGTCTTCAGGAAATCTGTTGTTGCTATTAACCATATCCTGTTTTCAGGGGATAAGTCCAGTTGCACAACACATCCCTTTGACTcccattatcttttttttttttttttttttttggggggggggggggggacaacaTTTCAACACATATGGCAAACAATTGTTACTCTGCTGCACAAATCTAGTTTTATAtacatttggggaaaaaaatactttgttcaAATTCGCCAGGAAAGTTAAGTGATTCTAGTGGCAGTCAAGTTTCAAAACAGCCACATGCCACTTTCATAACAACAAACTGTTATTGCTAGAAGTATTACAAGAAAGAAGGACTTCCGGTCTGcacttcagaaaacacagttCCTGAACTTGAACAAACACCACCAGCAGTATTGTCTCGGTCCATCAGAGCAGATAATAAAGGCTCTGTATAATATATTGAAAAAGCACCGATTCTTTGTGGATGGTGGTTCTGTGGACTTGCCCTGAGAAAAAGCTACTCTTGAGCTCGTCTGTGCAGAATGATCAGACCCTAGGTAAAAATACAGGACATCTTTCTAGGTATCAGCCTAAAAGTAAGACAAATCTCATCACATGTTATTTCATACAGGTATTAATAAAAGCTTAGACAGAGAAAGTTGATCATCCAAAGTTGAGTTCCTCAAGTTGATCATGTTGaaaaaattacacaaataaaaggAGACAAATggggacaataaataaaaagaaatcccACCAAGCTGAAAATGCCTATATCCAGTATAGCaacaataaatcattaaatacaggAGGTGTAACGATAAAGTGTATTTTATCCAGAAAGGAAAATGTATTGAAAAGcaaatgtaaaaagtttttaaacatGACAATTATAATgaagtgtataaaaaaaacaaaaaaaaggaggtTAAAAAGATCTTAATAAACACTTATGGTGGAGGATATGTGATGACGTGGCTGTTCTTTTTAAAAGCCCTGGAAACGTTATAAGGATAGAAAGGGTCACAGACTGCATGAAGTAAAACGggattttaaatagaaaatctGGTTGCCTCTACAAAGAAGTAGCAAGTGGGTCATGGTTCAATGACCACAGAATCATGCTATTGACCCTGCCATTCCAGTCCCGAGAACTAAACCTGGCTGAACCTCACCCATAAGACAAAACTTTGGAGAGTCTGTGGcttagaaagaaaaatgaagggGATGTGGTCACACATATGGAACGTGTCTTATATGCACGTTATCATTACTGCAGGTAAAAAAGTTACGAGGTACAAGCATACACTTGAATGCTAGTATAGTTTTGGTGTAATTGTTTGTTAAAGTCAGAAATGGCATtaagcagacacccttatccagagagacttacttttttaactttatacaactgagcaattgagggttaagggccttgctcaggggcccagcagtggcagcttggtggacctgggattcgatgTTTCTATGATTACGAATTATCAAGCATGTCACTTTTTCTCTGGGTTGGCTAAACAAAACTACAAGAGCAGCAGATATCTCTACTGAAATGAAGCATTGAGTGAAGCTGCAATTGGACAGAAGCCCTTTGTAAACTCTAATATTAGGCATCAAGTGGTAGGATTTTATTCTAATGACTGGTCTCACACAGGAAATTAACACACAACTTTAAATAATACTGATTTATGGATTATAAGAAAGGGAAAAAGCACTCCCATAAAAACATCGATATCTTTCAATTTTTTCTAAAATAGTGAACAATTTGTTCACAGAGAGTTTGTGCTCTCTGTTTACAAACCCACGAGGACTTCTCTAAAAGCTACACTGCAGTACTTCTAAAGAGGAGCTCCACATCTGATAATGACAAGAAATGAAAAAGTGCATTGTCTTCTAAGACCACTTCAAGTCATTCTGCCAAGTCCAGATgcactgctcctcacacacactatatttttTATCCCTTAAGACAAGGAGTTATTAATAAAATCGACTACAACAAACAGAAAAGTCTTTATATGCTCTGACCCACTGACTAGGACAAGGaatattttgtcttatttaaataattagatatatatttgttaataaCCCGAGTGCTGGCTCATTGCTGTGTtgaaatttctctctctctctcttttttttttgtaactttaaAATTATGTCTAGAACTTTTCCATTGTTATACTAACAAATagacttctgtgtgtgtgttatataagaataaaagaTGAGAGGATGAGCAATTTGGCCTTGACCAAAAGCAGAAGTCAGTTACCTCCCTCGCATTTATTGTTGTCTTATAACATACCTGCTCACTTTTTTCATACTTAATTTACAATTTGTTCAAATTTTTACCTCATGTCACGGCATGGACTAATCACCTTacaattaatgtattttttaaaattaataaataacatgctTGTGTGTTGTGCTGCAGGTAAAAAAATTGTGATCGAAAAGAACGTTGTGGTTACAGTATCACGAGTGGTATTGGAATTTAAACATAATACACTGAATGAAACAATAAGCAGTTAATTTAGTCTTTTTCTGGAGGCACATTTTACTTGTTCTGGTCACTCAACCTAGTGGTTTGTATATGATTATAGAACAATGAGTCttacattttatccatttagagtTACCTTCAGTGTTGTGTAACAAACAAGTTCCCATTATCATGTCGATTACAGCAGCTTTAAAAAGCAGTAAAAAGACACAGCAGATTGACAAGTTACCAAGAAACTGCAAAGCACAAAAAGCCCTTCACCCTGAACACTTTCCTTTAGTAAAAAACTTAAAGCACAGTTACAAAACACTTCATCTATCAATATTAATCATCAACTTATAAAAAAGCTTCACAAAGTTCCTGTTAGAACAAGAACGTTCATATAAACCATCGATTTGCCATGCAGATGTCACTACAGTTTGAGTTGCTGTGTCCTAAGATATAGTTACCTGatgagtattttatttatatcaccaAACtccaatacaaataaaattacacacacacacacatatatatatatatatatatatatatatatatatattatatatatatataaagatgaaTGAAGGAGAATCTGATCCACTTGTGAAGCTGACAGACTTGACACTGACCTTACATTTGAACACGGATGTCGGTAAAATATCGAAAATGGGGCACATGGTATCGTGCAAGTCGTGACCTACTTGTGCTTATGCTTGTGTGACCTTGTGTGCGAGAGCAAACACTGTGTCGGAACTAAGCATAGTTTtacaaaaaacaattacaactcaaacaaaaaattaaaacggAATAACTATAGTATCAGCAACAGACATTTTACATACATATAACACAATATAGCTCAAACTATATGTACATATTCCACCGAGAATATTAGCCAGCTAGCACAGTAGagggaaggaggcgtggcttaaTGCAGAAGTTAGTAACCAAGTTAGCAACCAAGTTAGATAGTGACAATCAGTATTGAAGGTTAGTTTGTGTAAGAGTTGCAACACTTAGCAGACATAACCAGAAATTCATTAAAGCTTGAAAATTAAGCATTGCTTGTATGTACGTCTGGCCAACTTAAACTTTATAACCTTTTTCCTGCCGAAGTTAAAGATATCCAGTAATAAAAATCgtcatgtttaaataaataaactattaagGACTCGACTAAGCAGTCACTTACTTACCTGACAGAAATATCGAATGGTAGCTACCTGCTAGCTACCTCGAAAAATGTGATTTACTGATTGACTGATGGAAGCTAATCGCTAACTCACCTTCACACAGTCGATAGGGAACATGAGGCAGTGCTCCATGATCCCCGCCACGGCCCCTGCTAACATGTAGGTGCTGGTTGAAGCTCCTTGAGGCAAACCTTCGTAGTCCGGTTCCGATATCTCGGTCACCTCCTGAGACCCATGCAGCTGCACCGTGTTTATTTCCGACTCGCCTCCTATTCGCGGTGACAGAGTGCCCATTATGCCCTCGGACAGAGCCCAGATCCTGCCGCCCAGCCAGCGCACTTCTGCGCCAGCGGAAGCTCCTGCAACCGCGCCATCTCCACCGGGTGGCTCCGCGCTCATCCGCCTCCTGCGAACCAAACCATCAGCTTCCATTTGCAACCAGACACACAGTCCTCTGGTTAACAAAGTGTTTGCTGGGATTATTCTAAAAACATCAGACGGCTTTATTCGCTCTGTCCAGATGTTTACACTCCAGACAGGTCCATAGATAGGCTGGAAAGGGCAAACTGTGACCCACGCGTGGGGAAGTGCGTAGCGCGGGATGACAGGACGTGCAGGCCGCGGGCGGAAGTGCCACTGCCACTACGATTCTGCTCTATGATTGGATTAAAACGCTGTCAATCAAAATATGCCAACGATTGCCATGTTACAGACAGCAAACATATATACAACAATTTTGTTATAGAAGATAAGTATCAGGTACACATTAACTAAATAATTTGTAAAGTAGCCTATGCtgatcattaaaaacaaatcactaacaaaataaaaaatacatttgaatattttacattttaatataatatcaaTATCTCAGTAATTAGAtactgattaattaattaattaataaaaaaatcaatatctaATTACTGAGATACTAATTCATTAATTCACAGCATACAAACAGAGTTTTGCCCAAATGATGCAGAATCTGGCTATAAGGATCTCTGACTCATTGACTATAAACAAAGTAACAAGAACAAGGAATTATTTGAAATAGCAAAaagtttgtcttttcttttattcatacaggagtgaaaGCAGCCTAATTTTCTAATAGTGacctcaaacaaaacaaaaaagaagcaGTGGTATTGAATAGTTAGGAAATagacagaatcagaatcagaatccggtttattggccaagtgtgttgacacacacaaggaatttggttccaccTGTTTTCCACCAGCTacgtatggtgacccatactcagaatttgttctccgcatttaacccatccaaaggggggtgccttgctcacggtctggtgccttgctcaagggcacctcagtcgtggccggcccgagactcaaacccacaaccttagactctctaaccattaggccaacacagacataaataacactatactatacaagacaagataatacagactataaaagacaatgcagatgtgacaCAATAGACTGataatatatgactgatcagttatgtacataaagtgtgagaagtgcatggtagtgcaaatagcaatattgtgcaatattatgctttatgatttcctggggaaagaaactgtgtctggcagttttggtaagcacagttctgtagcgcctgccagaagggaaTGTGTGATGGtaatggatgtgcacaggacagattcaatgactgaagtttagaacagcatcaacagctcctgtggcagaccatacttccttaattggtATAGAAAGTAcatccactgctgggcctttttgatgatggagtttatgttgcaggtcttgggaaatggtagtgcccagaaacttgaagggggagtagtgttgagggggtCTTTTCTTAATATCCACtttcatctccacagttttgagggtgtttagctccagGCTGTTCTGACTACACCATAACACCAGCCACTTCACCTCCTGCCAGTAGGTGTTGCAGAGTGTAATGGGGATCCAGCATCCATTCTGGTGAGGAGAACAGAGGTACAgtatgaggaggtgatgggcaggtGTGGTGTTAAGGAAATgaacctagaaggacagatggtgtTGGAATTTGCTAAGCCGATGGAAATGGCGgtagttaacacttatttccagAAGAGAGAAACACGGGAGGTAggagtggaggtaggagtatGCAGGTAGATTACattctacagtatgtagatgaggcaatctgagagagattatTGACTACAAAGTGGTGCTAGGAGAGAGACAGCATCCAATGTTGTGTAAGATATCTTTGGTGGTctggaagaagaggagaggaaagacagaaaagaagaccaagtggtggaagttaaaaaagaacaaatgttgtgaggaatttagacagaagcTGAGAAAGGTTTGGGTGGTCAGAAAAAGCTTCCAGGTGACTGGGAAACCACAGAAGAAGTTATAAGGAAGACAGGTAGGAGGGTGCTAGGTGTGTCATCTGTAGCATTCAGAGGAAGAACAGAGCTAAAATGAAGTGGGACATAGAAACGACCGAAGAAAATAGACAGGATTACAAGGAATTGCAGCGGTGAAGAGGGATGTGCCAAAGGCCAAACAGGTCCAATACGATGAGTTGTATTCCAGGTTAGACATGAGGGAAGGCGAGAAGGACTTGAACAGGTtagcgagacagagagatagagatgggaaggatgtgcaacagATAAGGGTTTTTAAAGATAGAGATGAAAAGGTACAAACAGGTGAGGAGAGTAtgcagagaagatggaaggaaTATTTTAAGAATCTGATAAATGAGGAAAGTGAGAGGCAATGTCAGGAAGAAGAGGTAAATATTGTAGAGCAGGAAATAgcaaagattagaaaggatAAGGCGAGGAAGGCTCTGAATCAAGAGTGGAAAGCTGTTAGTCCAGATGAAATGGAGTTTCTATCTAGGTTGTTCAATGGGTTTTAATGAGTGAGAAGATTTAGTGCCAATCTTTAGgaacaagggtgatgtgcagagttGTAGCAACTACAGACATATTGATGAGCCACACATGAAGctatgggaaagagtagtggaaacTAGGCTTagaaaggaagtggatatttgtgagcagcagtatggctttaTGCCCAGATAGAGCACTACTGATGCAGTTTTTGCTCTAAGAATGTTAATGGAGTAGTGCAGAGATGGTCAAAAGTACAGAGATGGCActgtggatttagagaaagcaTATTACAAGGTGCCGGGagagctatggtactgtatgggGATatcaggagtggcagagaagtatgtcagagtaGTTCAGTATATGTATGAtaggagtatgacagcagtgagatgtgctgtaggtcagacagaggagttcaagtTAGAGGTGGGGCTGCATCATGGATCAGCTTTGAGTCCCTTCTGTTTTGCTACAGTGCtggacaggttgacagatgaagCCAGACAGGAATCGCCATGGACaaatgacattgtgatctgtagtgaacgaagagagcaggtggaggaacacctggaaaggtggatGTCTGCTCTGAAAGTCAGTTTTAGTAAGAGAGAATAAATGTGTTTGAACGAGAGcaagggaagtagaacagtgagattaggaatcaaaggaaaggtgtacaagaacAGAATAGCTGCATCTCTTCAGAGACTTGCATAAGTATGAGTGACTCTTTCCACTGCAGCAGAATGTAGTTGTTTGCGGTTGTTTTATGCAATGTAGCTGCAAAAGTTGCAAAAATGGTACTTTGCTATCGAAATTCCACTGTATTAAAAGCTAAAGagaatcttcttcttcttcttcttcttcttcttcttcttcttcttcttcttcttcttcttcttcttcttcttcttcttctttttagtAGTAGAATTCATCAATGCATGTGTCCCCTGCTGGGAAATAGACCATCAACAAGTGCTCTCCACGCATCCTGATCCTGGACCAGTTGCTCCAGCTGTCTGTTGGTATGACTGGCCCCTGTTCCTTTTATCACTGTGGGTTCCAGCTGAGCATTTGCCTTGGGGTGGGTGTGGCAAATCCATCTTCAGCATCTCTGGTGAATATCACCCTCTACAGGCTGCTCTTGCGCTCATAACCGTAATTCTTATCTGTTGACTGTGTCAATCAGGCA harbors:
- the slc25a28 gene encoding mitoferrin-2 produces the protein MLDPHYTLQHLLAGGEVAGVMWQWHFRPRPARPVIPRYALPHAWVTVCPFQPIYGPVWSVNIWTERIKPSDVFRIIPANTLLTRGLCVWLQMEADGLVRRRRMSAEPPGGDGAVAGASAGAEVRWLGGRIWALSEGIMGTLSPRIGGESEINTVQLHGSQEVTEISEPDYEGLPQGASTSTYMLAGAVAGIMEHCLMFPIDCVKTRMQSLQPDPAARYRNVMEALWRIMRTEGIWRPIRGLNVTAVGAGPAHALYFACYEKLKKTLGDVIYPGANSHLANGTAGCVATLLHDAAMNPAEVVKQRMQMYNSPYRGVLECLRCIWRHEGAGAFYRSYTTQLTMNVPFQALHFITYEYLQEILNPHRLYNPSSHMISGALAGAVAAAATTPLDVCKTLLNTQETLTLHSVSPGREHISGLAHAFRTVYRLGGLPAYFKGVQARVIYQMPSTAISWSVYEFFKYIITKHQLERLRMQRDGEK